GAAGCAAATGGTTGGCAAAAAAATAGAGATCATATGGAAGTGTTTAAATGGTGGGAACGTTGTGTAGCCAATCAACAAAAAGATATGATTCGTCTGGGAATTGAATATAAAAATAGACTTATCGGTCATGCCGATTTAACCGAGATTAATGAAAATTGTGCTGAAATTGGTATTGCTATAGGTGACAGTACGCTCTGGAATATTGGCATTGGTACACGAATGATAGAGGAATTAATCAATTATGCAAATGAACAATTTGGAATTACCACATTTTACGGAGAAACGCATGAAACAAATCATCGCTCCAGAAAATTGATGAAGAAAATTGGATTTAAAGAGGAAAGCCGTGTGGGAACAGATTTATACATAGGGAAAGAAGTTAAGTTAGTACAATATAAGTTGGTTTTGAAAGAATGATAAGGTCTTTTAATGAAGAAGGAAAGGTATACATATTTGAATGCATTTAAGCCCATTAATACATATGAACGAAAAAGAAGAGGTACAAATCATTATG
This genomic window from Solibacillus sp. FSL R5-0449 contains:
- a CDS encoding GNAT family protein yields the protein MVINRNEIYFRKLKLEDFNAVVDWSRDEHFCEANGWQKNRDHMEVFKWWERCVANQQKDMIRLGIEYKNRLIGHADLTEINENCAEIGIAIGDSTLWNIGIGTRMIEELINYANEQFGITTFYGETHETNHRSRKLMKKIGFKEESRVGTDLYIGKEVKLVQYKLVLKE